From a region of the Odoribacter splanchnicus DSM 20712 genome:
- a CDS encoding DUF4129 domain-containing protein, with translation MKKCIEYIVFVVVLLVGRGEGYAASVSAESVSVSGRIAYRERTPGENFLQQYRDDPAFDYSVKPVAETGDWWQRLRWWLMQHIFGSYTHKDIVWLDLLLKVLAGLIVVFGIYKLVRSKFWLTAKSEPDFQKTMDPWIGEAWNELSYRQMLEQAVAENDFKLAIRIRYGGLLHLMDEKGMIRWDAHKTNRSYYYELKDKALRDDFEKLAYIFDCVCYGDFEVSASLYGQLEPVFDEFRDKLKK, from the coding sequence GTGAAGAAATGCATTGAATATATTGTTTTTGTCGTCGTTCTGCTTGTGGGACGGGGAGAGGGGTATGCTGCTTCGGTTTCGGCGGAGTCGGTATCGGTTTCTGGTCGGATCGCTTATCGGGAACGTACTCCCGGAGAAAACTTTTTACAACAGTACCGTGACGATCCGGCATTCGATTATTCGGTGAAACCGGTTGCCGAAACCGGTGATTGGTGGCAGAGATTGAGGTGGTGGCTCATGCAGCATATCTTCGGTAGTTACACGCATAAAGATATCGTATGGCTGGACTTGTTGCTGAAAGTGCTGGCAGGGCTGATCGTCGTTTTTGGCATTTATAAACTCGTACGCAGTAAGTTTTGGCTGACTGCAAAATCGGAACCGGACTTTCAGAAAACGATGGACCCCTGGATAGGTGAAGCCTGGAACGAACTTTCTTACCGGCAAATGCTGGAACAAGCCGTGGCGGAAAATGATTTCAAATTGGCTATACGCATTCGCTATGGAGGCCTGCTGCATTTGATGGATGAAAAAGGAATGATCCGCTGGGATGCCCATAAAACGAATAGATCCTATTACTATGAATTGAAAGATAAAGCCTTAAGGGATGATTTTGAAAAGCTCGCTTATATTTTCGATTGCGTGTGTTACGGTGATTTTGAGGTGAGTGCTTCTCTGTATGGGCAACTTGAACCGGTGTTCGACGAATTCCGGGATAAACTGAAAAAATGA
- a CDS encoding DUF58 domain-containing protein, with translation MKELFLNRRFFMFLWGGVFALLLTFVFPRVYPWVIWALGCGGGLVVVDITLLYGFGKACGAQRIVGDKFSNGEENPVRIRVENKYPFAVRVRVVDEAPVEFQERNNSLNFCLSSHEHKEGTYFLRPVKRGAYRFGQIRVFVTSRLSLVERRYSFGKEKEVAVYPSFVSMRKYELLAFTGRQSGNGIKRIRVAGISTAFDQIKPYIQGDDPRTVNWKATAKCNRLMVNSYTEERSQSVYCVIDKGRTMQAPFRGMTTLDYAINATLALANIILKKGDKAGLLTFSDKAGALIKADNRRLQLNSISEALYSQQTYYLESDFEQLCVTASRQIHNRSLLILFTNFDTVDGMKRRLPALKRLTDNHLLLIVLFENTEINRVVTEPALSIRDIYFKALAGSFITEKRRIAHELRNAGIYTILTEPEKLTATVIDGYLEMKERGLV, from the coding sequence ATGAAGGAACTCTTTTTGAACCGGCGTTTTTTTATGTTCCTGTGGGGTGGGGTATTCGCTTTACTGCTGACCTTCGTATTTCCTCGGGTATATCCCTGGGTAATTTGGGCTTTGGGATGCGGAGGGGGACTCGTCGTTGTGGATATCACCTTGTTGTATGGATTCGGAAAGGCATGCGGTGCACAACGTATCGTAGGGGATAAATTTTCCAACGGGGAAGAAAATCCGGTACGGATCCGGGTGGAAAACAAGTATCCTTTTGCGGTCCGGGTGCGTGTCGTAGATGAAGCGCCGGTCGAATTTCAGGAAAGAAACAACAGTTTGAATTTTTGTCTGTCCTCCCACGAACACAAAGAAGGTACTTACTTCCTCCGCCCTGTAAAACGGGGGGCTTACCGGTTCGGGCAGATCAGGGTATTCGTGACCTCCCGTTTGTCGCTGGTCGAACGCCGCTATTCCTTCGGAAAAGAAAAGGAAGTGGCGGTTTATCCTTCCTTTGTCTCTATGCGGAAATACGAATTACTGGCATTTACAGGCCGGCAGTCCGGTAACGGGATAAAACGGATACGGGTGGCCGGTATTTCCACTGCTTTCGACCAGATAAAGCCTTATATCCAGGGTGATGATCCCCGTACCGTAAATTGGAAAGCGACCGCCAAATGCAACCGGCTTATGGTCAACTCCTATACCGAAGAACGTTCACAATCCGTGTATTGCGTGATCGATAAAGGACGGACCATGCAAGCTCCTTTTCGGGGAATGACGACTTTGGATTATGCGATCAATGCCACTCTGGCCTTGGCGAATATCATTCTGAAAAAAGGAGATAAAGCCGGATTACTGACTTTCTCTGATAAAGCCGGAGCGTTGATAAAAGCAGATAACCGCCGGTTGCAGCTGAATAGCATCAGCGAGGCGCTTTATAGTCAGCAGACTTATTATCTGGAGTCGGATTTCGAGCAATTGTGCGTCACGGCTTCCCGGCAGATCCATAACCGGAGTCTGCTGATCCTTTTTACAAATTTCGATACCGTCGACGGGATGAAGCGCCGTTTGCCGGCCTTGAAAAGGTTGACGGATAACCATTTGCTGCTGATCGTTTTATTTGAAAACACAGAGATCAACCGGGTGGTGACCGAACCGGCCTTGAGCATCCGGGATATCTATTTCAAAGCTTTAGCCGGAAGTTTTATTACAGAGAAAAGGCGTATCGCCCACGAGCTGAGAAATGCCGGTATTTATACCATTCTGACCGAACCCGAAAAACTGACCGCTACGGTGATCGATGGCTATCTGGAAATGAAGGAAAGGGGACTTGTTTAA
- a CDS encoding DUF4350 domain-containing protein: MKIRNFVGIALLLILSLIYTWYEANRPRPVDWSETYSPKDKIPYGTYITYRSLPELFPDSKIRTSRLSIAEEFGSGRDTSAGTYIFVGSDYRIDALELKHLMQWVEKGNDMFVAAGWIADTLLNALSLKLEQNLNPSGSKLLFAPGHVYPFYKIRHGSYFVLPADFKGERLGIRIDNDSTDFIRLPYGRGQVFLNLNPWAFTNRWVLDSVCGDYYYKALSWLPDKGRTVIWDAYHTLGRQEAQTPLRVILQYPALKWALYLLLAGALCYVLFRARREQRPIPVIHPPENKMLEFIATVSSLYYKQKEHSAIALKLTDYFLGEVRTRYQLATDRLDEPFILGLSARSGVEEEDTRRLVQLITKIRTSRQVNETELRNLVQGTELFNRKLNQ, encoded by the coding sequence ATGAAGATTAGAAATTTTGTCGGTATTGCATTATTGTTGATCTTATCACTGATCTACACCTGGTATGAGGCAAATCGTCCCCGGCCGGTAGATTGGTCCGAAACGTATTCGCCGAAGGATAAGATCCCTTACGGTACTTACATTACATACCGGAGCTTGCCTGAATTATTCCCGGATTCAAAGATCAGGACTTCGCGCTTGTCGATAGCCGAAGAGTTCGGAAGTGGGCGGGATACATCTGCCGGGACATACATTTTTGTCGGTTCGGACTATCGGATCGATGCCCTTGAATTGAAACATTTGATGCAGTGGGTAGAGAAAGGAAATGATATGTTCGTTGCCGCCGGGTGGATTGCCGACACGCTGTTGAATGCTTTATCCCTGAAGCTGGAACAGAATTTGAACCCCAGCGGCAGTAAATTGCTTTTTGCTCCCGGGCACGTATATCCGTTTTATAAAATCCGGCACGGTAGCTATTTTGTCTTGCCGGCTGATTTTAAAGGCGAACGTTTGGGGATCAGGATCGATAACGATTCCACCGATTTTATCCGCCTACCCTATGGGCGGGGACAGGTATTCCTGAATTTGAATCCCTGGGCTTTCACCAATCGCTGGGTTTTGGATAGTGTCTGTGGCGATTATTATTACAAGGCGTTGTCGTGGTTACCGGATAAAGGTCGAACAGTGATTTGGGACGCCTACCACACGTTGGGAAGGCAGGAAGCACAAACACCTTTGCGGGTGATTTTGCAATACCCTGCCTTAAAATGGGCGCTTTATCTGTTGCTGGCAGGAGCTTTGTGTTATGTGCTGTTCCGCGCACGGAGAGAACAACGTCCGATTCCGGTAATCCACCCTCCGGAAAATAAAATGCTCGAATTTATAGCTACCGTGAGTTCACTTTATTATAAACAGAAAGAACATTCGGCGATTGCTTTAAAACTGACCGACTATTTTCTGGGAGAGGTCAGGACCAGATATCAACTGGCTACCGACCGGCTGGACGAACCCTTTATCCTTGGGTTATCCGCACGCTCCGGGGTAGAGGAGGAAGATACCCGCAGACTGGTGCAGCTGATTACGAAAATCAGGACCAGCCGGCAGGTGAATGAAACCGAATTGCGTAATTTGGTACAGGGAACAGAACTTTTTAACAGGAAATTAAATCAATAA
- the fabF gene encoding beta-ketoacyl-ACP synthase II translates to MDLKRVVITGLGTINPLGHNVPEFWDNLLKGVSGAGPITRFDASKFRTQFACEVKNYEPTEYFDKKEVRKMDLYTQFGIIAAREALKDSGLDLETANKKRIGVIWGAGIGGLQTFFEECDTFSKGDGTPRFNPFFIPKMIANMGGAMIAIENGLKGPNYTTVSACASSAHAIVDALNLIRLGKADAIVAGGSEAAVTVPGVGGFNSMKALSTRNDDPKTASRPFDADRDGFVIGEGGAALILEEYEHAVARGAHIYAEIAGGAGNCDAYHMTAPDPDGAYEVMLLALEDAGMKPEDIDYINVHGTSTGLGDISEPTAILKAFGEHAYKLNISSTKSMTGHLLGAAGAVEAIACTLAVKNDIVPPTINFHTLAPELDPKLNFTFNEPQKREVKVAISNTFGFGGHNACVVIKK, encoded by the coding sequence ATGGATTTGAAACGAGTAGTAATTACAGGTCTTGGAACAATCAACCCTTTAGGTCATAATGTGCCTGAGTTTTGGGACAATTTATTGAAAGGCGTCAGTGGCGCCGGTCCTATTACTCGTTTCGATGCATCAAAATTCCGCACACAGTTTGCTTGTGAGGTGAAAAATTACGAACCGACCGAATATTTCGATAAGAAAGAAGTTCGGAAGATGGATCTTTATACTCAATTCGGTATCATCGCTGCAAGAGAGGCGCTTAAAGATTCGGGTTTGGACCTGGAAACAGCGAACAAAAAGCGGATAGGTGTAATATGGGGAGCAGGAATCGGTGGCTTGCAGACTTTTTTCGAAGAGTGTGATACTTTCTCGAAAGGAGATGGTACGCCTCGATTCAATCCTTTTTTTATACCTAAGATGATCGCTAACATGGGAGGAGCTATGATCGCTATAGAAAACGGATTGAAAGGTCCGAACTATACGACGGTCTCTGCATGTGCATCGTCGGCTCACGCTATTGTTGATGCATTGAACTTAATTCGCTTAGGAAAAGCTGATGCCATTGTTGCCGGTGGTTCTGAAGCTGCTGTCACCGTTCCTGGTGTAGGTGGTTTCAATTCGATGAAAGCCCTTTCAACCCGCAACGATGACCCGAAGACAGCTTCCCGTCCTTTCGATGCAGACCGGGATGGTTTTGTGATCGGTGAAGGTGGAGCTGCCCTGATTCTTGAAGAGTATGAACATGCTGTGGCCAGAGGTGCACATATCTATGCAGAGATTGCAGGGGGTGCCGGAAACTGCGACGCTTATCATATGACCGCTCCGGATCCGGACGGGGCCTATGAAGTGATGTTGCTGGCTCTTGAAGATGCAGGTATGAAACCCGAAGATATCGATTATATCAATGTACACGGTACTTCGACCGGGTTGGGAGATATCTCCGAACCGACAGCTATCCTGAAAGCGTTTGGCGAGCATGCTTACAAGTTGAATATCAGTTCTACGAAATCTATGACAGGTCACCTTTTGGGGGCTGCGGGTGCTGTAGAAGCGATCGCTTGTACGTTGGCTGTAAAGAATGATATTGTTCCTCCGACGATTAATTTCCATACTTTGGCTCCGGAGCTCGATCCGAAATTGAATTTTACGTTCAACGAGCCGCAAAAGAGGGAAGTGAAAGTGGCCATAAGTAATACTTTTGGCTTCGGTGGACACAATGCATGTGTCGTAATCAAAAAATAA
- a CDS encoding RDD family protein, translating to MDISIRTAQHVNIAYQPAGLVNRIGATLIDLAFLGGIYILCFTLASLSSIFRNTTTAIILLVILMCYHFVCEYFFHGRSLGKLTLHLRVVRLDGRKLSFWNCLLRWILRLVDISASMGILAMLSIIISSKMQRLGDLAAGTTVIHEKKDTDLRRLSFFETPESYQPTFPQIAMLSDKDMAIVREVFREFEKNKEYKLLEPLSAKIKELTGIETHMNNLQFIQTILTDYIHLTK from the coding sequence ATGGATATATCTATACGTACTGCCCAGCACGTCAATATTGCATACCAGCCGGCAGGATTGGTGAACCGGATAGGGGCAACCCTCATCGACCTGGCTTTCTTAGGCGGAATATACATACTCTGTTTCACCCTGGCTTCCCTCAGTAGTATTTTCAGGAACACCACGACAGCCATTATCTTATTGGTCATTTTAATGTGTTACCATTTTGTTTGTGAATACTTTTTTCATGGCAGGAGTCTGGGTAAACTAACTTTACATTTAAGGGTCGTACGGCTCGACGGCCGAAAGCTCTCTTTCTGGAATTGTCTGTTGCGCTGGATATTGCGTCTGGTAGACATCAGTGCCAGTATGGGTATTCTTGCTATGCTGAGCATTATCATCAGTTCGAAAATGCAGCGTCTCGGGGATTTGGCAGCAGGTACCACGGTCATTCATGAAAAAAAGGACACCGATCTGAGACGGCTCAGTTTTTTCGAAACACCGGAATCTTACCAGCCGACTTTTCCCCAAATCGCTATGCTTTCGGATAAAGACATGGCCATTGTCCGGGAAGTGTTCCGGGAATTCGAAAAAAACAAAGAGTATAAACTCCTGGAGCCTTTATCGGCTAAGATCAAGGAATTGACCGGAATAGAAACTCATATGAATAATTTACAATTCATCCAAACTATATTGACGGACTATATTCATTTGACGAAATAA
- a CDS encoding DUF5684 domain-containing protein — MIGSIIYLAIVVIVIAGMWKTFEKAGQPGWGCIIPIYNIYLMTKIAAKPAWWVIMFFIPLVNIVFAIMLYNEIAKKFGQGIGFTIGLILLPFVFFPILGFGDYTYQNEVAAQ, encoded by the coding sequence ATGATTGGTTCTATTATTTATCTTGCGATTGTCGTGATCGTCATCGCAGGCATGTGGAAAACATTTGAAAAGGCCGGGCAGCCGGGTTGGGGATGTATCATTCCGATTTACAACATCTATCTGATGACTAAGATAGCAGCCAAACCGGCCTGGTGGGTGATCATGTTTTTCATTCCGTTGGTAAATATTGTATTCGCTATCATGCTTTACAATGAAATAGCCAAAAAATTCGGTCAGGGAATCGGCTTTACCATCGGTCTGATTCTTTTACCTTTCGTTTTCTTCCCGATTTTAGGTTTCGGTGATTACACTTATCAAAATGAAGTAGCCGCTCAATAA
- a CDS encoding stage II sporulation protein M: MKEARFISRNKDKWKNMENGQQPDAEHLAANFIELSDDLAYARTFYPGSEVERYLNQLIAGYQTDINSRPVRKNKPIWYFWKQELPLLLASEYKTLLFAFFFFVLSAFVGVFSAAHDESFIRLILGDTYVNMTIDNITSGKPMGVYNQGDEWEMFLRITTNNIRVSFIAFAFGLFFSAGTLWILFSNGMMIGAFEYFFYKYGLLAHSVMSVWAHGTFEITSVIIAGAAGLIMGNSFLFPGTYPRLFSFRRGAVRGVKIVAGLVPFFILAGVIESYITRYADAMPVVGALCIGISAVGVIGYFIVYPVIIGRRQKLNEGEID, translated from the coding sequence ATGAAAGAAGCCCGGTTTATTTCACGCAATAAAGATAAATGGAAAAATATGGAAAACGGACAGCAACCGGATGCGGAGCATTTGGCTGCTAATTTTATCGAATTGTCCGATGATCTGGCTTATGCCCGTACTTTTTATCCGGGAAGCGAGGTGGAACGCTACCTGAACCAGCTGATTGCCGGTTATCAAACCGATATCAACTCGCGGCCTGTGCGGAAAAATAAACCGATATGGTATTTTTGGAAACAAGAATTGCCTTTACTGTTGGCCAGCGAATACAAAACCTTACTTTTTGCCTTTTTCTTTTTCGTGTTGTCGGCTTTTGTCGGGGTATTTTCAGCTGCTCACGATGAGTCGTTCATCCGCTTGATTTTGGGAGATACTTATGTGAATATGACCATCGATAATATCACTTCCGGTAAACCGATGGGCGTTTATAACCAGGGAGACGAATGGGAGATGTTTTTGCGGATTACGACGAACAATATCCGGGTGTCTTTTATCGCTTTTGCTTTCGGGTTATTTTTTTCGGCCGGAACTTTGTGGATCCTTTTCTCGAACGGGATGATGATCGGTGCTTTCGAATATTTTTTCTATAAATACGGTTTATTGGCCCACTCCGTCATGTCGGTATGGGCACACGGTACTTTCGAGATTACTTCGGTTATTATTGCCGGAGCTGCCGGTCTGATTATGGGGAATAGCTTTTTGTTTCCCGGGACTTATCCCCGTTTGTTTTCTTTCAGGCGGGGAGCTGTTCGTGGGGTGAAGATCGTAGCGGGATTAGTTCCCTTTTTTATTCTGGCCGGCGTGATCGAGAGTTATATTACCCGTTATGCAGATGCTATGCCTGTCGTCGGTGCACTCTGTATCGGGATTTCGGCTGTCGGCGTGATCGGTTATTTTATCGTTTATCCTGTGATCATCGGGCGCAGACAGAAGTTGAACGAAGGAGAAATAGATTGA
- a CDS encoding MFS transporter: MIRGLREILPDNGKAFSSILISLKTRNFRLYFTGMCVSLTGTWMQQIAMSWLVYRLTGSVFLLATVTFMAQIPILLVTPLMSVFVDRFDRQKILILTQSLSMVQALSMAALTLSGVIEVWHILILSLLIGCINALDNPTRQAFYPSLVAKEHLSNAIALNSAVINGSRLIGPAVGGVLIGIFGEGLCFLLNGISYLGVIIALFLIRLSPFTVQHRRQNVLTDIQEGFSYVSGNIPIRALLLLMSAVSFFGLPLMTFIPAYVKDILQGDSEMLGFLLSCIGVGSFLAALYLAARKSVVGLGKVVTISAFLLGISLMILSYIDTYWIAAFICLPAGFAIISTVASINTLLQTLSDEDKRGRVMGYLAMTFTGIAPVGSMFLGSLEKQTDLPAIILISGVSCALGGIIFEYYRPLVRKHARQVYIRKGIIQEIATGIDAAEEQI; the protein is encoded by the coding sequence GTGATTCGAGGATTACGGGAGATCTTACCGGATAACGGTAAGGCTTTTTCATCTATTCTGATATCGTTGAAGACGCGTAATTTCCGGTTGTATTTCACGGGGATGTGTGTGTCGCTGACCGGGACCTGGATGCAACAGATTGCGATGAGCTGGTTGGTATACCGCCTGACCGGTTCGGTATTTTTGCTGGCAACGGTAACTTTTATGGCCCAAATTCCGATTTTATTGGTCACCCCCCTCATGAGTGTTTTTGTCGATCGTTTCGACCGGCAAAAAATACTGATCCTGACCCAATCTTTATCTATGGTACAAGCCCTTTCGATGGCAGCACTGACCTTGAGCGGCGTGATCGAAGTATGGCATATCCTGATTTTAAGCCTGCTGATCGGTTGCATCAACGCCCTGGACAATCCCACCCGTCAAGCCTTCTATCCGAGTTTGGTAGCCAAAGAACATCTCAGCAATGCCATCGCGCTCAATTCGGCTGTGATCAATGGTTCCCGGCTCATCGGCCCGGCAGTCGGAGGAGTACTGATCGGAATCTTCGGTGAAGGGCTCTGCTTTCTATTGAACGGAATCAGTTACCTGGGAGTCATCATCGCCCTCTTCCTGATACGCCTGTCTCCTTTTACCGTTCAGCACCGCCGGCAGAATGTGCTCACAGATATACAAGAAGGTTTCTCCTATGTGTCCGGTAACATTCCCATACGGGCCCTGTTGTTGTTAATGAGTGCCGTTAGTTTCTTCGGCTTGCCGCTCATGACTTTTATTCCGGCTTATGTCAAGGATATTCTTCAGGGAGATAGCGAAATGCTGGGATTTTTACTATCCTGCATCGGAGTGGGCTCTTTTCTGGCCGCCCTTTACCTCGCAGCCCGCAAAAGCGTAGTCGGCCTGGGTAAGGTAGTCACGATATCGGCCTTCCTGCTGGGGATCAGCCTAATGATTCTATCGTATATCGATACTTATTGGATTGCAGCATTCATTTGCCTGCCAGCAGGATTTGCCATCATCAGTACGGTAGCCTCTATCAACACCCTGTTACAAACGTTATCCGATGAAGATAAAAGAGGACGTGTCATGGGATATCTGGCAATGACTTTCACCGGAATAGCTCCGGTGGGGAGTATGTTTCTGGGCAGTCTGGAAAAGCAAACCGATTTACCGGCTATCATCCTGATTTCAGGTGTTTCCTGTGCTCTCGGAGGAATTATTTTCGAATACTACCGCCCATTGGTACGGAAACATGCCCGGCAAGTCTATATCCGGAAAGGGATTATCCAGGAAATTGCAACGGGGATCGATGCTGCAGAAGAGCAGATTTAA
- the rnc gene encoding ribonuclease III, which produces MIRQIIQSIRLYLNRNGKFYGLSISQIGFVPNNKSLYRLALLHKSASKMTSKGVVLNYERLEFLGDAVLGAIVAELLYKFFPKKDEGFLTRVRSKVVSRESLNELAINIGLDKAVVAKSDISRNKHIYGDVFEAFIGAMFLDQGFVNTKRFIEKFIFPNFFDIKDLVTIDTNYKSRLIEWGQKNKVDIHFQTDEVARGRRKFCCTVMLSEEEKGKGEGTSKKEAEQNAAKIVIDILSKEADGNIEI; this is translated from the coding sequence GTGATTAGGCAAATCATTCAATCCATAAGACTTTACCTGAATCGTAACGGGAAGTTTTATGGATTGTCTATTTCTCAGATCGGCTTTGTGCCCAACAATAAGAGTCTGTATCGTTTAGCTCTGCTGCATAAGTCGGCATCGAAGATGACTTCCAAAGGGGTTGTGCTCAATTACGAACGTCTGGAGTTTTTAGGAGATGCCGTTCTGGGAGCTATTGTCGCTGAATTATTGTATAAATTCTTTCCTAAAAAGGACGAAGGTTTTCTTACCCGTGTCCGTTCTAAAGTAGTCAGCCGCGAATCTTTGAATGAATTGGCCATTAATATCGGTCTGGATAAAGCTGTCGTCGCAAAATCGGATATCTCCCGGAATAAGCATATTTACGGAGATGTATTCGAAGCTTTTATCGGGGCGATGTTTCTGGATCAGGGATTCGTTAATACCAAACGGTTTATCGAGAAGTTTATCTTTCCCAATTTCTTCGATATCAAAGATCTGGTGACGATCGACACCAACTACAAAAGCCGCCTGATCGAATGGGGACAAAAAAATAAAGTCGATATCCATTTCCAGACAGACGAAGTGGCTCGCGGACGTCGTAAATTCTGTTGCACCGTGATGCTTAGCGAGGAAGAAAAAGGAAAAGGGGAAGGTACTTCCAAAAAAGAAGCCGAACAAAATGCGGCTAAAATTGTTATCGATATCTTATCGAAAGAAGCTGACGGAAATATAGAAATTTAA
- a CDS encoding AAA family ATPase, with the protein MDTGFETRIDFSALNEKIGLLREQMARVIIGQRQVVDLLLTALLADGHVLIEGVPGVAKTLMAKVLSHLIEAGFCRIQFTPDLMPSDVLGTSVFLPSTGKFEFRQGPVFTNILLVDEINRSPAKTQAALFEVMEERQITNDGVEYAMEFPFMVVATQNPVEHEGTYRLPEAQLDRFMFKILVDYPRKEEEIEVLELHDKRSSESWKEQTPVVSVGELSYLREKVHDVHVDGKIKAFIVDIVGTTRDNAWLYLGASPRASIALMNSAKAFAAISGRDFVVPEDVLYLAAPVLRHRVQLSAEKELEGVVVDQVIQQLIAKVEIPR; encoded by the coding sequence ATGGATACTGGTTTTGAAACGAGAATAGATTTTTCAGCGTTGAATGAGAAAATTGGTTTGTTAAGAGAACAAATGGCCCGGGTGATTATCGGGCAGCGGCAAGTGGTCGATTTGTTACTGACGGCCTTGCTGGCCGACGGCCATGTTTTGATCGAAGGAGTACCCGGAGTGGCTAAAACATTGATGGCTAAGGTGTTGTCTCATTTGATCGAAGCCGGTTTCTGCCGTATTCAGTTTACCCCCGACCTGATGCCGAGTGATGTCCTCGGGACTTCGGTATTTTTACCTTCTACAGGAAAATTCGAGTTCCGGCAGGGGCCTGTATTTACCAATATTTTATTGGTGGATGAGATCAACCGCTCGCCGGCAAAGACGCAGGCTGCCCTTTTTGAAGTTATGGAAGAAAGACAGATTACCAATGATGGTGTAGAATATGCTATGGAGTTTCCATTTATGGTCGTCGCAACGCAGAATCCGGTAGAACACGAAGGCACTTATCGCCTGCCGGAAGCCCAACTCGACCGGTTTATGTTTAAAATTTTAGTGGATTATCCCAGGAAAGAAGAAGAGATTGAAGTATTGGAATTGCACGATAAAAGATCGTCCGAAAGTTGGAAAGAACAAACACCGGTAGTATCGGTCGGGGAATTGAGCTATTTACGGGAGAAAGTACATGATGTGCATGTCGACGGAAAAATAAAAGCTTTTATCGTAGATATCGTCGGTACAACCCGCGACAATGCCTGGTTGTACCTGGGTGCCTCTCCCCGGGCATCGATCGCTTTGATGAATAGTGCAAAAGCATTTGCTGCCATCAGCGGACGTGATTTTGTCGTTCCTGAGGATGTATTGTATCTGGCTGCTCCGGTATTGCGGCATCGCGTGCAGCTTTCGGCCGAGAAAGAGTTGGAAGGGGTTGTGGTGGATCAGGTCATTCAACAATTGATCGCTAAAGTCGAAATTCCCAGATAA
- the efp gene encoding elongation factor P has product MATTADFRNGLCIVFKDDLYTIVQFQHVKPGKGPAFVRTKLRNVKTGRILENTFTSGVKIDTARIERRPYQFLYKEGEDYVMMHTETFEQVNIPEELINAPQFLKEGDAVEMVVHADTETPLYVELMPSVVLEVTYTEPGLKGDTASSTALKPAEVETGAKVMVPLFIEMGEKIRISTADGSYVERVR; this is encoded by the coding sequence ATGGCAACAACAGCAGATTTCCGTAACGGACTATGTATTGTATTCAAAGACGATTTATATACAATCGTACAGTTTCAGCATGTAAAACCCGGTAAAGGTCCGGCATTCGTGAGAACCAAGCTGAGAAACGTAAAAACCGGCCGTATACTTGAAAACACATTCACCTCTGGAGTTAAAATCGACACGGCCCGTATCGAAAGACGTCCGTATCAATTCCTGTATAAAGAAGGCGAAGACTATGTGATGATGCATACCGAGACTTTCGAACAGGTAAACATCCCGGAAGAACTGATCAATGCCCCTCAATTTCTGAAAGAAGGAGATGCAGTAGAAATGGTTGTACATGCCGATACCGAAACTCCGTTGTATGTCGAGTTGATGCCGAGTGTCGTGTTGGAAGTGACCTATACCGAACCGGGCCTGAAAGGCGATACCGCTTCATCTACCGCACTGAAACCGGCAGAAGTGGAAACCGGCGCCAAAGTAATGGTTCCCCTGTTCATTGAAATGGGAGAAAAAATCCGGATTTCGACAGCCGATGGCTCTTATGTTGAAAGAGTAAGATAA